One part of the Granulicella arctica genome encodes these proteins:
- a CDS encoding nucleoside hydrolase, which yields MSEITRRHLVQRVLMGTALFGARNLLAGAQSVAAVTQAGAPGSSIIPPTGIAENQPKLQGIRRVIVDTDPGNDDALALLMALTHPQLVVEAVTVCPGNMGIEKYDQQVRNARYVVDLAGKGGKMPVYRGMAHPILNQPYPVATFIHGKYGLGEVEVTEVKQKAEPEHAVDAMRRIVNASPGEVTILALGGLTNVAMAMLMDDAFTRNLRGVLFVGGKYASPGMAPGYNVLVDPEAADIVVRSGIKLTMVGDASRRDSILVDADYDRAAKLDTRLSRFFIASNALRRTYEMKYRGAAGSINADPLAIAMAADSTIGQKYMSVAMKVELEGKYTRGQLVYGEDIYSGHPIPPGNVDVCIEANATKFKEMVFETLKSA from the coding sequence ATGAGCGAAATTACGCGGCGCCACTTGGTGCAACGGGTATTGATGGGTACGGCGTTGTTCGGGGCGCGCAACTTGCTGGCTGGGGCGCAGAGTGTAGCGGCAGTCACACAGGCCGGGGCACCTGGCTCCTCCATTATTCCTCCCACGGGAATTGCGGAGAACCAGCCGAAGCTTCAAGGAATTCGGCGAGTGATCGTGGATACTGACCCGGGTAACGACGATGCATTGGCGCTCCTGATGGCTCTAACGCATCCGCAGCTTGTCGTGGAGGCGGTCACTGTATGTCCGGGGAATATGGGCATTGAAAAGTACGATCAGCAGGTCCGAAATGCGCGCTACGTGGTGGATCTCGCGGGTAAGGGCGGCAAGATGCCGGTCTATCGGGGGATGGCACATCCGATCCTGAACCAACCATATCCGGTGGCCACGTTTATTCATGGCAAGTACGGGCTGGGCGAGGTAGAGGTCACAGAAGTAAAGCAAAAGGCGGAGCCGGAGCACGCGGTGGATGCGATGCGAAGAATCGTCAATGCGTCGCCGGGTGAGGTGACAATCCTGGCCCTTGGGGGTCTCACCAATGTCGCGATGGCGATGTTGATGGACGATGCGTTCACTCGAAATCTGCGTGGCGTACTCTTCGTAGGCGGCAAATACGCATCGCCAGGTATGGCGCCCGGTTACAACGTCCTGGTGGATCCGGAGGCTGCGGACATCGTCGTACGCTCCGGTATTAAGCTCACAATGGTAGGCGACGCGAGCCGGCGAGACTCCATTCTGGTCGACGCAGACTATGACAGGGCGGCGAAGCTGGATACGAGGCTGAGTCGGTTCTTCATTGCGTCCAATGCGTTGCGGCGGACCTACGAGATGAAGTATCGAGGTGCTGCCGGCTCGATCAATGCCGACCCGCTGGCGATAGCCATGGCAGCTGACTCCACGATAGGTCAGAAGTATATGTCGGTAGCGATGAAAGTTGAGCTGGAAGGAAAGTACACGCGCGGCCAACTGGTGTATGGCGAGGACATCTACTCCGGACATCCAATCCCGCCTGGCAACGTGGACGTTTGCATTGAAGCGAACGCAACGAAGTTCAAGGAGATGGTGTTCGAGACCCTCAAGTCAGCTTGA
- a CDS encoding PucR family transcriptional regulator ligand-binding domain-containing protein, which produces MKKKLAAFPRPATPFTRRQTGSPNQNAPAIVSQPNPLPSLKKILNLPAFRGAELIYGGTQIDQPVTWVHVAEIMDVWRFLTGGELLLSTGLELVRVSAAARHAYIRGLAKAGVRALALELVQWITEVPQEVLDSAAEFDFPIVVFRNEVSFSELTRAAHQEILRPEPAHRLESTMQMILNSLMVTGYDRALIHSELGPLLALPPRPRTTLLVTLEALLDAEFNMAETARKLGVRRQSIYYRLDQLTGLLGSLADPSRKLGFLVALSLLRRSQPQLIGTERPNTLVIRNPAKG; this is translated from the coding sequence GTGAAGAAAAAACTCGCAGCATTTCCTAGACCAGCCACTCCATTCACTCGCCGTCAAACTGGCAGCCCAAATCAAAACGCTCCTGCCATCGTTTCACAACCGAATCCTCTCCCTTCACTCAAGAAGATCCTCAATCTTCCTGCTTTCCGCGGTGCTGAGCTCATCTACGGCGGTACGCAGATTGACCAGCCGGTAACCTGGGTCCATGTTGCCGAGATTATGGATGTGTGGCGTTTTCTCACTGGTGGAGAGCTGCTCCTCAGCACTGGCCTGGAGTTAGTGCGCGTGAGTGCAGCGGCACGTCATGCATACATCCGGGGGCTTGCGAAGGCCGGTGTGCGCGCATTGGCATTGGAACTCGTGCAATGGATCACCGAGGTGCCGCAGGAGGTCCTCGACAGTGCGGCGGAGTTCGACTTCCCGATCGTTGTGTTCCGTAACGAGGTTAGCTTCAGCGAACTCACACGAGCCGCCCATCAGGAAATCCTGAGGCCCGAACCTGCCCATCGCCTTGAATCCACCATGCAGATGATTCTCAACAGCCTGATGGTGACGGGATACGATCGCGCTCTGATCCATAGTGAGCTCGGTCCACTGCTCGCTCTTCCGCCTCGCCCTCGCACAACTTTGTTGGTCACGCTCGAAGCGTTATTGGACGCTGAATTCAACATGGCTGAGACTGCGCGAAAGCTGGGTGTCCGCCGGCAAAGCATCTATTACAGGCTTGATCAACTGACGGGATTGCTCGGCTCATTGGCGGATCCCTCCAGGAAGTTGGGGTTTCTCGTTGCGCTTTCGTTGCTTCGCCGCAGCCAGCCACAGCTGATCGGCACCGAACGACCGAACACTTTGGTGATAAGAAACCCCGCTAAAGGTTAA
- a CDS encoding CoA-acylating methylmalonate-semialdehyde dehydrogenase codes for MSQSIAQTTLITHWIGGAVSQASPIRTGPVWNPATGVQVAEVNFASDADVDHAVATAKSAYAGWRKTPLSRRTEILFNFRNRIDQNRDRLAEVISTENGKTLADAHGEIARGLENVEFACGIAALLKGSYSEQASTGVDVYQIRQPLGVVAGITPFNFPAMVPLWMLSNAIACGNTFILKPSEKVPSASLLLAELAHEAGVPEGVLNVVHGDRLAVDRLLAHPDIRAISFVGSTPVAKSIYETGTRNGKRVQALGGAKNHMLVLPDADVESAADAAVSAAYGAAGQRCMAISVIVAVGSVADPLVAAIRNRIPNIKIGPGLEQGSEMGPLVTRQHRDHVAGFLDSALAEGASIEVDGRDEACASRDGFFLGASLLDHVSPGTRCYDEEIFGPVLSVVRVQTYAEGLQIINDNPFGNGTAIFTQNGGAARRFQFEVEAGMVGINVPIPVPVSYYSFGGWKSSLFGDLHMYGPEGIQFYTRGKVITSRWPDPGTSKVDLGFPQMR; via the coding sequence ATGTCTCAATCGATCGCACAAACAACGCTCATCACTCACTGGATTGGCGGAGCAGTCTCGCAGGCAAGTCCGATCCGGACGGGCCCTGTCTGGAACCCCGCCACGGGGGTACAGGTTGCCGAAGTCAACTTTGCCTCTGACGCTGACGTCGATCACGCGGTTGCTACTGCGAAGAGTGCTTATGCCGGCTGGCGAAAGACTCCGCTGTCTCGCCGAACGGAGATTCTCTTCAACTTTCGCAATCGCATCGATCAAAATCGCGACCGCCTGGCTGAAGTCATTTCAACCGAGAACGGCAAGACCTTGGCCGATGCACATGGTGAGATTGCTCGTGGTCTTGAGAATGTGGAGTTCGCCTGCGGTATCGCCGCACTTCTCAAAGGCAGCTACTCAGAGCAAGCCAGCACGGGTGTCGATGTGTATCAGATTCGCCAGCCTCTTGGTGTCGTTGCCGGCATCACGCCGTTCAACTTTCCGGCGATGGTCCCTCTATGGATGCTCTCGAACGCCATCGCCTGTGGCAATACATTCATCTTGAAACCTTCGGAGAAAGTACCATCCGCAAGCCTGCTGCTGGCGGAGCTCGCGCATGAAGCCGGTGTGCCTGAAGGAGTCTTGAACGTGGTTCACGGCGACAGGCTCGCGGTGGACCGTCTGCTTGCCCATCCTGATATTCGCGCCATAAGTTTCGTGGGCTCGACCCCGGTGGCAAAATCGATTTATGAAACCGGTACGCGCAACGGCAAGCGTGTGCAGGCGCTCGGCGGCGCCAAGAACCACATGTTGGTCTTGCCGGATGCGGATGTGGAGTCCGCAGCGGATGCGGCTGTCTCCGCTGCGTATGGTGCGGCAGGGCAGCGATGCATGGCAATCTCGGTCATCGTTGCGGTCGGCTCTGTGGCGGATCCTCTGGTCGCCGCGATTCGCAACCGGATTCCAAACATCAAGATTGGCCCCGGTCTGGAACAAGGAAGTGAGATGGGTCCGCTGGTGACGCGCCAGCATCGTGATCATGTTGCAGGCTTTCTTGATTCAGCTCTGGCTGAAGGTGCATCGATTGAAGTGGATGGGAGGGACGAAGCCTGCGCTTCTCGCGACGGGTTCTTTCTGGGAGCATCCTTACTCGACCATGTCTCGCCTGGGACCAGATGCTATGACGAAGAAATCTTTGGACCTGTGCTGAGCGTAGTCCGTGTGCAAACTTATGCCGAAGGGTTACAGATCATCAACGACAATCCCTTCGGTAACGGAACGGCCATCTTCACGCAAAACGGAGGCGCGGCTCGTCGATTCCAGTTTGAGGTCGAGGCCGGCATGGTCGGCATCAATGTGCCGATTCCCGTGCCAGTGTCGTACTACAGCTTCGGGGGTTGGAAGTCTTCGCTCTTTGGCGATCTCCATATGTACGGGCCCGAGGGGATACAGTTCTACACTCGCGGCAAAGTCATCACAAGCCGCTGGCCCGATCCTGGCACAAGCAAAGTTGATCTCGGGTTTCCACAGATGCGCTGA
- a CDS encoding NAD(P)-dependent oxidoreductase: MSEPTSFHAQSPTPAEIVTRFPDLHPAFDKTAAVAEAHRCLYCFDAPCMGACPTHIDVPKFIKKIATGNLEGSAKTILDANILGASCSRACPVDVLCEGACVMHRYNKQPIEIGRLQRFAMDALHASGAPLPFTPGTDTGKRVALIGGGPASLACAAELRLRGIAAEIFDARPLPGGLNTYGIAEYKLPLAESLREIDLLSQLGVTFHFNTTVDATKLSHLEETYDAIFLGMGLGAIHRLGIAHEDTPGVNNALDYIAGYKSGAITTAPAKVAIIGAGNTAIDAANAAVRLGATEVHMVYRRGPEQMSAFSFEYEHAKQEGVKFLWHVVTTGLEGSGKLEALKLAKLEATADGSLIPQQGSEFMLPVDLIVLAIGQATHTEFLSEGKVKLERGRILIDRASGQTSNPKYFAGGDCTNGGREVVDAVADGKRAGIGIAASLATTPASTTASASGDQS, translated from the coding sequence ATGAGCGAACCCACTAGCTTCCACGCGCAATCACCCACACCGGCGGAAATCGTCACACGCTTCCCAGACCTCCATCCGGCGTTTGACAAGACCGCTGCCGTCGCCGAAGCCCACCGATGCCTTTACTGCTTCGATGCTCCCTGCATGGGTGCCTGTCCCACGCACATCGATGTCCCCAAGTTCATCAAGAAGATTGCCACCGGCAACCTCGAAGGCTCTGCCAAAACCATTCTCGACGCCAACATTCTCGGAGCATCCTGCTCCCGCGCCTGCCCGGTAGATGTCCTCTGCGAAGGCGCCTGCGTCATGCATCGCTACAACAAGCAGCCCATCGAAATCGGGCGCCTGCAGCGCTTCGCCATGGACGCCCTCCACGCATCCGGCGCTCCACTCCCATTCACCCCCGGCACCGACACCGGCAAGCGCGTCGCCCTCATCGGTGGGGGACCTGCCTCGCTGGCCTGCGCCGCCGAGCTTCGGCTCCGCGGCATCGCTGCAGAAATCTTCGATGCCCGTCCACTCCCTGGAGGCCTCAACACCTACGGCATCGCCGAGTACAAACTCCCGCTCGCCGAATCTCTCCGCGAAATCGACCTCCTCTCGCAGCTCGGCGTCACCTTCCACTTCAACACCACTGTCGACGCTACGAAACTATCGCACCTAGAGGAAACCTACGACGCCATCTTCCTCGGCATGGGCCTCGGCGCCATCCACAGGCTCGGCATCGCCCACGAAGACACCCCGGGTGTCAACAACGCGCTCGACTACATCGCCGGCTACAAATCCGGTGCCATCACCACTGCTCCCGCAAAGGTCGCCATCATCGGCGCTGGCAATACCGCCATTGACGCCGCCAACGCCGCCGTCCGCCTGGGCGCCACCGAGGTCCACATGGTCTATCGGCGCGGGCCCGAGCAAATGTCCGCCTTCAGCTTCGAGTACGAACATGCCAAGCAGGAGGGGGTAAAGTTCCTTTGGCATGTCGTCACCACGGGCCTGGAAGGAAGCGGTAAGCTCGAAGCCCTTAAGCTCGCCAAGCTCGAGGCAACCGCCGACGGCAGTCTCATCCCGCAGCAGGGAAGCGAGTTCATGCTGCCCGTCGACCTTATCGTCTTGGCCATCGGACAGGCCACGCACACTGAGTTCCTCTCAGAGGGCAAGGTCAAGCTCGAACGTGGTCGCATCCTTATCGACCGCGCCAGCGGCCAGACCTCCAACCCTAAGTACTTCGCCGGCGGCGACTGCACCAACGGTGGCCGCGAAGTCGTAGACGCCGTAGCCGACGGGAAGCGCGCAGGCATCGGCATCGCCGCATCCCTCGCCACCACGCCGGCGTCCACCACAGCCAGCGCCTCAGGAGACCAAAGCTAA
- the preA gene encoding NAD-dependent dihydropyrimidine dehydrogenase subunit PreA, with protein MPTLENTFAGIKCLNPFWLASAPPTNSGEQVMRAFDAGWGGAVWKTIGAPVTNVSSRYSSIDWAGQKMMGFNNIELISDRPQQTNLDEIREVKRRYPKHVVIASLMVESNPQAWHDIVDRAEDAGADGLELNFGCPHGMSERGMGSAVGQVPEYCQQITEWVKEKARTPVIVKLTPNISDIRIPARAAKRAGADALSAINTINSITGINLDTLEPRPMVDGKSSHGGYCGPAVKPIALNMVQQVNSDFTDGTPLPMSGIGGIGTWQDAAEFTLLGCGNVQVCTAAMHYGYRIVEDMADGLLAWMRQKGYNTIDDFRGLSLPNVREWKNLNLNYRVVAEIHADKCIGCQLCYTACWDGAHQCIHMDRTENPQPTFAGTDPRYEMHVPNLHNMPTPDQRFAQSVKTISTTPIPKLDLDGAGTTGPYGTPLSRIPRIDEDECVGCNLCSLVCPVPDCITMERRDDPTITPNTWAERVATGAVPAGAIDTNHGNPNHS; from the coding sequence ATGCCGACCCTCGAAAACACCTTCGCCGGCATCAAGTGCCTCAACCCCTTCTGGCTAGCTTCGGCCCCACCCACCAACTCCGGCGAGCAGGTCATGCGTGCCTTCGACGCCGGCTGGGGCGGTGCGGTCTGGAAGACCATCGGCGCGCCCGTCACCAACGTCAGCTCGCGCTACTCGTCGATCGACTGGGCCGGCCAGAAAATGATGGGCTTCAACAACATCGAACTCATCTCCGACCGCCCTCAGCAGACCAACCTCGACGAGATCCGCGAAGTCAAACGCCGCTATCCCAAGCACGTCGTCATCGCTTCGCTCATGGTCGAATCCAACCCCCAGGCCTGGCACGACATCGTCGACCGCGCGGAAGACGCCGGCGCCGACGGGCTCGAGCTCAACTTCGGCTGTCCCCACGGTATGTCCGAGCGCGGCATGGGCTCCGCCGTAGGCCAGGTCCCCGAGTACTGCCAGCAGATCACCGAGTGGGTCAAGGAAAAAGCCCGCACCCCGGTCATCGTCAAACTCACCCCCAACATCTCGGACATTCGCATCCCCGCCCGCGCCGCCAAGCGTGCCGGCGCCGATGCGCTTTCGGCCATCAACACCATTAACTCCATCACCGGCATCAACCTCGACACACTCGAGCCCCGTCCTATGGTCGACGGCAAATCCTCCCACGGCGGCTACTGCGGCCCCGCGGTCAAACCCATCGCCCTCAACATGGTCCAGCAGGTCAACTCCGACTTCACCGACGGCACACCGCTCCCCATGTCCGGCATCGGCGGCATCGGCACCTGGCAAGACGCCGCGGAGTTCACCCTCCTCGGCTGCGGCAACGTGCAGGTCTGCACCGCCGCCATGCACTATGGCTACCGCATCGTCGAAGATATGGCCGACGGTCTGCTCGCATGGATGCGCCAGAAAGGCTACAACACCATCGACGACTTCCGCGGCCTCTCGCTGCCCAACGTTCGCGAGTGGAAGAACCTCAACCTCAACTACCGCGTCGTCGCAGAGATCCACGCCGACAAGTGCATCGGCTGCCAGCTCTGCTACACCGCCTGTTGGGATGGCGCTCACCAGTGCATCCACATGGATCGCACTGAAAACCCGCAGCCCACGTTCGCAGGCACCGACCCCCGCTACGAGATGCATGTTCCCAACCTGCACAACATGCCCACGCCCGACCAGCGTTTCGCACAATCGGTCAAAACCATCTCCACCACACCGATCCCCAAGCTCGACCTCGACGGCGCTGGCACCACCGGCCCTTACGGCACCCCCCTCAGCCGCATCCCGCGCATCGACGAAGACGAGTGCGTCGGCTGCAACCTCTGCTCCCTCGTCTGCCCGGTTCCGGACTGCATCACTATGGAACGCCGCGACGACCCCACCATTACCCCCAACACCTGGGCCGAACGCGTAGCCACCGGCGCGGTACCAGCTGGCGCCATCGACACCAACCACGGCAATCCCAATCACTCGTAA
- a CDS encoding NCS1 family nucleobase:cation symporter-1, with product MLEPIHHSGPPTAPAWEVDPRLYNEDLAPTLPARRTWSTYNYIALWFSMSMEVTTYMLAASLIAGGMDWKQAVFTILLGNLIVLIPMLLNAHAGAKYGIPFPVFVRASFGPVGANIPAILRAIVACGWFGIQSWIGGTAIAQMVNVLAPSTVNMPWVVAVCFLGFWGLNMYVVWRGVGSIRFLQSYSAPFMVVMSLTLLIFMWHKAGGLGPMMAAPSHFTNSHDFLHFFFPALTAMVGYWATLSLNIPDFTRYAKNQESQLVGQAFGLPVAMVLYSFLGIAVTSASTVVFGHPIWSPVELLGKFHQPLIAFLGLIALLVATLNVNIGANVVGPSNDFSNLAPKYITFRTGGLITGFLGLAIMPWRLVSSSHNYLGWLVDYSGLLGPVAGIMVADYFLVRHTKLDTASLYRRNSIYEYRNGFNLIALFALLVGVAAALVGRFVPSLEDLFKMAWFVGFFLSGTIYYLLMLTQSSDPEIHTATKLD from the coding sequence TTGCTCGAGCCCATCCACCATTCCGGCCCGCCCACCGCCCCCGCATGGGAAGTCGACCCACGCCTCTACAACGAAGATCTCGCGCCCACACTCCCCGCTCGCCGCACCTGGTCCACCTATAACTACATCGCCCTCTGGTTCTCCATGTCCATGGAGGTCACCACCTACATGCTTGCCGCCTCACTCATCGCCGGCGGGATGGACTGGAAGCAGGCCGTCTTTACCATCCTGCTCGGCAACCTCATCGTCCTCATCCCAATGCTCCTAAACGCCCACGCCGGCGCCAAGTATGGCATTCCGTTCCCGGTGTTCGTCCGCGCCAGCTTCGGCCCCGTCGGCGCCAACATTCCCGCCATCCTCCGCGCCATCGTCGCCTGCGGCTGGTTCGGCATCCAGTCCTGGATCGGCGGCACCGCTATCGCGCAGATGGTCAACGTCCTCGCGCCCAGCACCGTCAACATGCCCTGGGTCGTCGCCGTCTGCTTCCTCGGCTTTTGGGGCCTTAACATGTACGTCGTCTGGCGCGGCGTAGGATCCATCCGCTTCCTGCAAAGTTACTCCGCGCCCTTCATGGTCGTCATGTCACTCACCTTGCTCATATTCATGTGGCACAAGGCCGGCGGCCTTGGGCCCATGATGGCGGCCCCCAGTCACTTCACCAACAGCCACGACTTTCTTCACTTCTTCTTCCCAGCCCTCACGGCCATGGTCGGCTACTGGGCCACGCTCTCGCTCAACATCCCCGACTTCACCCGCTACGCAAAAAATCAAGAGTCTCAACTCGTCGGTCAGGCCTTCGGTCTTCCCGTCGCCATGGTCCTCTACTCGTTCCTCGGTATCGCCGTCACGTCCGCCTCTACCGTTGTCTTCGGCCATCCCATCTGGTCGCCTGTCGAGCTCCTCGGCAAGTTCCACCAACCCCTCATCGCCTTCCTCGGCCTTATCGCCCTCCTCGTTGCTACGCTCAACGTCAACATCGGAGCCAACGTGGTCGGCCCTTCCAATGACTTCTCCAATCTCGCGCCCAAATACATTACCTTCCGCACCGGCGGCCTCATCACCGGCTTCCTCGGTCTCGCCATCATGCCCTGGCGCCTCGTCTCCAGCTCGCACAACTACCTTGGCTGGCTGGTTGACTACTCCGGTCTCCTCGGCCCCGTCGCCGGCATCATGGTTGCCGACTACTTCCTTGTCCGCCACACCAAACTCGATACCGCTTCGCTCTACCGCCGCAACAGCATCTACGAGTACCGCAATGGGTTCAACCTCATCGCCCTTTTCGCGCTCCTGGTCGGAGTTGCCGCCGCGCTCGTCGGCCGCTTTGTCCCCAGCCTCGAAGACCTCTTCAAAATGGCCTGGTTCGTCGGCTTCTTCCTCTCCGGCACCATCTATTACCTGCTCATGCTCACCCAGTCGAGCGACCCCGAAATTCATACCGCAACCAAACTAGACTAG
- a CDS encoding aspartate aminotransferase family protein — translation MSPTETVPDLMHGMTTEEICDITRKHNYGTWRYQKAWKPIQMVDAQDSHIIDGNGKRYLDFSSQLMCMNLGHKNAAVIESIAAQARELPYAMPGYATATRAELSKLLLEVLPSALTKFFFATSGTEANEAAFKIARMYTGKSKIIARYRSYHGSTTGSIAATGDPRRWAMEPGGKGPGIIFSPEVNCYRCPIKHTYPQCGIACADYLEHMIRNESDVAAVIVEPIVGTNGVLVPPDEYFPTLRKICDDNNVLMIVDEVMTGWGRTGKWFAVDHWGIQPDILVTAKGITSAYVPLGLTATTQKIADFFVDHFFAHGHTYEAHPMTLAPAVATIHEMQRLNLVDRAAELGPYIEAKLQDLKLRHPSIGDIRGKGLFWALDLVKNRDTKEPFNTYADKVAGIPSLVDQIAGKMMADGVTCQAWVSHFVIAPPLIITKEEIDLGIAVLDKHLHLADEKCSRGLPSGLTSITSNS, via the coding sequence ATGAGCCCCACCGAAACCGTCCCCGATCTCATGCACGGCATGACCACCGAAGAGATCTGCGACATCACCCGCAAACACAACTACGGCACCTGGCGTTATCAAAAGGCATGGAAGCCCATCCAGATGGTCGACGCCCAGGACTCGCACATCATCGACGGCAACGGCAAGCGTTACCTCGACTTCTCCTCGCAGCTCATGTGCATGAACCTTGGCCACAAGAACGCTGCCGTCATTGAGTCCATCGCCGCCCAGGCCCGCGAACTCCCCTACGCCATGCCCGGCTACGCCACCGCCACCCGCGCCGAGCTCTCCAAGCTCCTCCTCGAAGTCCTGCCCTCCGCGCTCACCAAGTTCTTCTTCGCTACCTCCGGCACTGAAGCCAACGAGGCCGCCTTCAAAATCGCCCGCATGTACACCGGCAAGTCCAAAATCATTGCGCGCTACCGCAGCTATCACGGGTCTACGACCGGCAGCATAGCTGCAACAGGTGATCCAAGACGCTGGGCGATGGAACCCGGCGGCAAAGGCCCCGGCATCATCTTCTCGCCCGAGGTCAACTGCTACCGCTGCCCCATCAAGCACACCTATCCGCAGTGCGGCATCGCCTGCGCAGACTACCTCGAGCACATGATCCGCAACGAGTCCGACGTCGCTGCCGTCATCGTCGAACCCATAGTAGGCACTAACGGCGTCCTCGTCCCACCCGACGAATACTTCCCCACGCTTCGCAAAATCTGCGACGACAACAACGTCCTCATGATTGTCGACGAGGTCATGACCGGCTGGGGACGCACCGGCAAGTGGTTCGCCGTCGACCACTGGGGCATCCAACCCGACATCCTCGTCACCGCCAAGGGAATCACCTCCGCTTACGTCCCCCTCGGCCTCACCGCCACAACGCAGAAGATCGCCGACTTCTTCGTCGACCACTTCTTCGCCCACGGCCACACCTACGAAGCCCACCCCATGACGCTCGCCCCCGCCGTCGCTACCATCCACGAGATGCAGCGCCTCAACCTCGTCGACCGGGCCGCCGAACTCGGCCCCTACATCGAAGCCAAGCTGCAAGACCTTAAGCTACGTCATCCCAGCATCGGCGACATCCGCGGCAAAGGTCTCTTCTGGGCCCTCGACCTCGTCAAAAACCGCGACACCAAGGAGCCCTTCAATACCTACGCCGACAAGGTCGCCGGCATTCCCTCGCTCGTCGATCAAATCGCCGGTAAGATGATGGCTGACGGCGTAACCTGCCAGGCCTGGGTTTCGCACTTCGTCATCGCTCCACCGCTTATCATCACAAAAGAAGAAATCGACCTCGGCATCGCCGTCCTCGACAAGCACCTCCATCTGGCCGACGAAAAATGCTCCAGAGGCCTACCCTCCGGTCTAACCAGCATCACCTCCAACAGCTAA
- a CDS encoding amidohydrolase family protein, which produces MKANNLVALCVGLLASVLSHAQTVVLTGTVLGPDGPIEHGSVLVRDGRIVTVGSDASIPRDVQHIDVRDAIIAPGFIDLHNHMSFNAFPRWKPAQEFGARYDWQQKPVYNVLITAPHKELVELGLVCEAERYAELKALAQGETSTVGSERNCPSVNLTRKLDIDPGLPNAPITIYNTFPFQMTAEQREVADKALSASPHGSLLIHVSEGAPRDASAAREFEMFKQQGFMRAGVNIIHGVAIPAAGFVDMAKAGVGFVWSPRSNIELYGDTADVTNAHVAGVTMALAPDWSPTGSVGMLGELQYAAAWNLAQEPSPFTDRDLVIMATANPARMVGLDSQIGYILADRAADLVVVRRTSRDVYASLTHAAPQDVMLTIVRGQAVFGDLPLMKQWNGVAGDSVQICGEVKAFALNMSLPTAIEKLTPAIQRMGRVLAPLAECGE; this is translated from the coding sequence GTGAAAGCAAATAACCTGGTTGCACTTTGTGTGGGACTTCTCGCAAGTGTTCTCTCCCATGCGCAAACTGTTGTTCTGACCGGAACAGTCCTTGGCCCCGACGGTCCTATCGAGCATGGCTCTGTGCTGGTGCGTGATGGCCGCATTGTGACTGTCGGCTCGGATGCGAGCATACCAAGAGATGTTCAACATATCGATGTTCGCGACGCAATCATAGCGCCAGGATTCATCGACCTGCACAACCATATGAGTTTTAACGCGTTTCCTCGCTGGAAGCCGGCTCAGGAGTTCGGGGCTCGTTATGACTGGCAACAAAAGCCTGTTTACAACGTTCTCATCACAGCCCCACACAAGGAGCTGGTCGAACTTGGACTTGTGTGTGAGGCCGAACGATATGCTGAGTTGAAGGCACTCGCACAGGGTGAAACATCCACGGTTGGTAGTGAGCGAAACTGTCCCTCAGTGAACCTGACTCGCAAACTTGACATCGATCCCGGCCTACCCAATGCCCCGATTACGATCTACAACACTTTCCCATTTCAAATGACTGCCGAGCAGCGCGAAGTAGCTGACAAGGCTTTGAGCGCGTCACCGCACGGTTCTTTGCTCATCCATGTCTCCGAAGGAGCACCTCGGGACGCTTCAGCGGCACGTGAGTTCGAGATGTTTAAGCAGCAGGGGTTTATGCGGGCCGGAGTCAATATCATCCATGGTGTCGCTATTCCAGCCGCAGGCTTCGTAGACATGGCGAAAGCCGGGGTTGGTTTCGTGTGGTCTCCGCGCTCAAACATTGAGCTCTATGGTGACACCGCAGACGTTACCAATGCGCACGTAGCGGGAGTGACAATGGCACTTGCTCCCGACTGGAGCCCGACAGGCTCGGTTGGAATGTTAGGCGAACTGCAATATGCCGCCGCCTGGAACCTCGCACAGGAGCCATCCCCCTTTACGGATCGCGACCTAGTTATCATGGCCACCGCCAATCCCGCAAGAATGGTCGGCCTTGACAGCCAAATAGGCTACATTTTGGCGGATCGCGCCGCAGATCTCGTTGTCGTTCGCAGGACTTCGAGGGATGTCTACGCCTCCCTGACTCATGCTGCGCCCCAGGACGTTATGCTCACCATCGTTCGCGGACAAGCGGTCTTTGGCGATTTACCCCTGATGAAGCAATGGAACGGAGTGGCTGGTGACTCAGTTCAAATCTGCGGAGAAGTTAAAGCATTCGCGCTCAACATGAGCTTACCAACGGCAATAGAGAAGCTCACTCCCGCAATCCAGCGGATGGGACGAGTACTTGCGCCACTAGCTGAATGCGGTGAGTAG